The nucleotide sequence AAGATTTAACAATTTGAGTGGAAGGTAAAAGTGTAGAGGAAgatcaaagaaaatatttaatccaTTATCCAATGCAATAAAAAGTTAACTAATTTGAATCTTACTAGTGCTATAGCCAATAGAATTCATTTAGCCAATACTGATAGCAAGGACAAACACGTTAGATAGTGATGATAAGGATAATCAAAAACATTGTCAGCTCCACATACATGCAGCAATGCGAGTTATGAACGAGAATGCATGCTCGTGATAGTCTCCAACAATGTCAGATAATTTTATATAAACTAAAAAATTGTGCCTGAAAAATAATCTGAAATCAAGAAAAAAAGGGGAAAATAAAAACCAACATAACTCACCCGATAGTTTAATCTTTCAGGAGCAAAACTCATTGCTACGAGATCCAAAGAAAGCCAAAAGAATAATGACCTTTACATAAATCTTCTTGTTCAACTGCTGTATTAGGTCAATTTAAAgttcatctaatatgtttgtAAGAACTAAAAAAACTCAGTTTGTTGACAATTAGTGTGCCACAACAATTATAAATTCTTCCAAACGGTAAAAACTTCTTCAAAGAATTCTAATAGCAATTCTCGATCGGCCATGCGGAAGAAATCCTTCAGCTCCtttctaacaacatatagcattccAAATTCAAACAAATACTTCAAGCACTCCGCCATCAATTTGTTAGCCTTATATAACCAGGCTGTTCCGAGTCTCTTGAGAACATTAGTAGTATTTATATCGGCTAACAAAATTTCTTCGGAGCAATCCTTAAGATCTTGGATGTCATATATGTCTGCAGCAGCcatcaatgtgagactatgttttgAAAAATCATCATGTTTTATTGTTCCGTATATATATGAAAGAAATGTCAAAACTTCATCCGTCGACATATTGAGTATTTTTACTACTCCCAAGTTTTTCTCCTTGAAATCATTACCAAACATGCCGTCAAAAACCGATGACCTTGAAGCTAGGATAGCTCTATGAGCTCTCAGTGGCCCATCCAACGTTTCTATTACCAAATCTATGTGTATATTCTCTTTTAGCATCCGAGATATGCAATGTATGGTGTTTTTTTATTGAAAGATCCAGCAGTAGATTTTCTCTTAACCACAATGAAGAGCCTGCAGAATCCTGCAACAAATATAATGTCAGTAACTATATTTTAATTGACATGTATGAACAAAAAAGTACCTTCAGATCTAAAAATTCCATGCCTATGACAACACTTGGCATAGAAATATCTTGAACGTGGCAAATAGAATCTCCATCCATCAAGGACTTCTCATAGACTGCAAACAGGATTGAGAAGACTTAgaatttcctctcttttcttctttctccaACAAATTAAAGAGTAGGTGAGCTAAAGACTTCTCAGAATCACAAAGAGTAGGTTTTAACATAAATTGATGAAACTACATCATGATAAATTATGTtgtcatttttttcttcttttatatgGAACTCAATGATGCTAGTATCTCTTTACCATACTTGTTTAATGCATAGTTTTTTGTTCAACTACCTTTTAGATCCTTGTTTACTTCCcctttgttctttttttttctgcAACCAGGAAATACGAGCTGCCTGGTTACCTTTAAAAGCTAATTTTAAAGGTGAAGCTAATGTGGGGAAGGATCAGACCACATTAGGTTAAAGCTAATTTTAGTGGAAATATAATAAATTCCACAAAGTTGGTCCAAAAAGTTTCTAGTGTGGGAGTGTAGAATAAGAAACTAGGGTGAAATAAATGGAAAAGGCAAATATAAATGCCAATATACTTGGCAATTAACTATTCCCATAATAAAATCCCAATTCTTCATAATTATTTTTTGTGGTTCTTCAGTGATACCATAGACTTGGATAAATAAGGTAATACTCAAAATTGCTTATAGGAAAGAAAAAAGGTTGGAGAGCAGGGTGGACAAATAGATAATAGTTTAGAATTTAGCACATTGGAAAATCTGAGAATATTAATGAAGATATAAAGGATCTATTATTCAATAAAAAAGAATATAGATAACATTATTAGGATAAGACCAGGTGGTTGACATGGAAATGAGTTTGTTGAGTATTGTGTGATTGTTGGgttgaaaatttataaaatcatGGTATCACCTTCTATACTGCATGGA is from Zingiber officinale cultivar Zhangliang chromosome 7B, Zo_v1.1, whole genome shotgun sequence and encodes:
- the LOC122004769 gene encoding BTB/POZ domain-containing protein At1g21780-like, which translates into the protein MLKENIHIDLVIETLDGPLRAHRAILASRSSVFDGMFGNDFKEKNLGVVKILNMSTDEVLTFLSYIYGTIKHDDFSKHSLTLMAAADIYDIQDLKDCSEEILLADINTTNVLKRLGTAWLYKANKLMAECLKYLFEFGMLYVVRKELKDFFRMADRELLLEFFEEVFTVWKNL